From Streptomyces sp. SCSIO 75703:
TGCCGTAACCGTCCGTCCCGACCGGGACACCGCAGCACCGAAGCCCCCGCTCACGCCGACGAGCGGGGGCTTCCCCCTTCATCCGGCGCCGTACGCCACCGCCCCCACCCGCGGTGGCGTGACCCACGCAACTGGTGCTGGAGGGCGACAGCCCGCCCGAGTACGTCGCCGTCGTGCACGAGGCCGCCGGCTGTACGTCCGCTGGGGGCGCGTCTCGCGGGTGGAGAACCCGGCCGCGTACGCGCAAGACCGTGCTCACCCGGGTGTTCCTCGCCCACCAGCGGCGGCGCAGCAGCGGGGAGCGGGCGACGGACGTGTTCCCCGATCTGCCCGGTGCCCCCGACGGGGACGCGCCGCTGCGGCTGACACTGCTGGACGCGCTCGCCCGGCTGCCCGCCAAGGACCGGGCCGTCATCGTGCTGCGGTACTGGGAGGAACGGTCCGTCGTGATCAGCGCTTTCAACACCGGCGCCCAGCACGAGGACGCCACCCGGGAGACCCCGGCGCTGACCATGGAGCAGCTTGAGGAGATGGCGCTCAGCCCGCAGTGGACGCGGGTGCGGTAGCGCCGCCCTGCGGCAGGGCTACGCGGTGCGGCCGGTGGGCGGGAGCCACCGGCCGCGTGCCTCGGTGCGGGGCTACTTCTTGGCGGGGGCGGTCTCGTCGGCGTCCTTGGGCGTGTCTGCGTCCTTGCGCCGGTCGGAGGCCTCGGGCGTGTCGGCATCCTCCGGCGCGTCTGCGTCCTTGCGCCCGTCGGATGCCTCGGGCGTGTCCGGCTCCGCCTCGTCGGCCGGCTCCGCCTCGTCGGCGTCCTCGCCGTCGTCGAAGTACGCGTCCAGTACCGCGTCGAGGTCGGACTCCCACTGGGCGAACCGGCCGCGGGAGTCGGCGTCGATCTCGATGGGGTACCAGCGGCGGTCCGGCGTGTGCACCGTGACGGTGAACCGCTTGCCGAAGCGCGGCGTCTCCGTCTCGACCGCCCCGATCTCGTCCCAGCGGAACTCGCACTCCTGGTCGTCGAGGGCGAGCCGGACGCCGCGGTGGTCGGCGGTGATCCGGGCGCGGCGGTCGGCGGCCTCGAAGACGGGCCCGTCGGCCGGTTCCGCCTCCGGTGTGCCGTCCTCCGCGTCGTCCCCCGCGGTCGCGTCCGCCGAGGCGTCCGCCGGTTCCGCGGTCGCGTCCGCCGGGGCGGCCGGCCCGGGGGCGGTGTCGGCGGCCTCCCCCGGCTTCGGCACCGCCTCGCGCGGCTCCGCTTCCTCCGTGGGCTTCGCGTCCTGCGGCGTTGCGGGGCCCGTGATGCCGGGGACGAACGCCGGGTCGGCCGCGGCGCCCGTTAGGGGCTGGATGCTGGGTCCTATGCGCTGTTCCACGCGGGAAGTATGGACGACGTTCCTGTGCCGGGAACAGTCAGCGCTCCCTTCACCCCCTTTGGTGCCACTCCGAGTTGTCCGGATGACGCCGGGGCGGCGCCGCGGGCCCCCTTGGCGCGCGGCGCCGCCCCGTGCGGTCGCCCGGTGCGGGCGGGGACTACACGAACAGGCTGAGCAGCGCGGCGACCAGGAAGCCGCCGAGGGAGAGCACGCTCTCCAGCACGGTCCAGGTCTTGAGGGTGTCCCGTTCGCTGATGCCGAAGTACTTGGCGACCATCCAGAAGCCGCCGTCGTTGACGTGCGAGGCGAAGATGGAACCGGCCGAGATGGCCATGATGACGAGCGCGACGAACGCCTGGGAGTGGTCGCCCCCGGCGAGCAGCGGGGCCACGATGCCCGCCGTCGTCACGATGGCCACCGTCGCCGAGCCCTGGGCGACCCGCAGCACCACGGAGATCAGGTAGGAGAGGACGATCACCGGCAGGCCGACGTCGTTGAAGGTGTCGGAGAGTGCCTGGGCGACGCCGCTGGCCTTGAGGACGGCGCCGAAGACGCCGCCGGCGCCGACGACGAGCAGGATGTTGCCGACCGGCTTGAGTGAGGACGTCGCGACGGTCTCCAGCGATTTCCTGGACCAGCCGCGCCGGATGCCGAGCAGGTAGGAGGCGAGGAAGAGGGCGAGGGTCAGGGCGACGAAGGGGTTGCCGAAGAACTCGACGACCGAGCGGAGGGTGGAGGGCTCAAGGGCGATGGAGGAGAAGGTCGCGGCGAGGATCAGCAGCAGCGGCGTGCCGATGATGCCGAGGACGGTGCCCAGCGGCACCGGCGTCTCGCGCGGGGCGACGCCGGCCCGGCGCTGCTCCTCGACGACGGCCCGGCGGGCCTCCTCGGCCGCCTCGACCATGTCCTGGGGGACGGCGACGAAGATGCGGCGGCCGACCCAGGCGGAGAACGCCCAGGCGGCGAGGACGGCGGGGACGCCGCAGACGACGCCCATGAGGATGACCCAGCCGAGGTCCACGCGCAGGAGTCCGGCGGCGGCCACCGGGCCGGGGTGCGGCGGCAGGAAGGCGTGGGTCATCGACAGTCCGGCCAGCAGCGGCAGGCAGTAGAGCAGCACGGACTTGCCGGAGCGTTTGGCGGCGGCGTAGACGAGGGGGGCGAGGACGAAGATGCCGACGTCGAAGAAGACCGGGATGCCGAAGATCAGGCCGGTCAGGCCCATGGCGAGCGGGGCCCGCTCCTCGCCGAAGAGGCCGAGCAGGCGGGAGGCCAGCACCTCGGCGCCGCCGCTGACTTCGAGGATGGCGCCGAGCATGGTGCCCAGGCCGATGATGATGGCGACGTGGCCGAGGATGCCGCCCATGCCGGACTCGATGGTGGAGACGGCGTCGGAGCGCTGGACGGTGCCGAAGAGTTCGGTGACGGAGAGCCCGGCGAGCAGGCCGACGGCTATGGAGACCGCCAGCAGCGCGACGAACGGCTGGAGCCGCACCTTCATGATGAGGAAGAGGAGCAGGGCGATGCCGATCGCGGCGACGGTCAGCAGGCCCGCCGTGCCGTCGATGAGCAGGAGCAGTCCGCCGGTGTGCGCCGGGGCGTCGGGGGCCGCGGCGAGCGGGAGGGTGGGGTGGGGCATGTGGGGGTCCTCTGCGGAGGGGGCGTACGGCTTTCGGGCAGGGGGGACCGCGGCGCGGCACCCCGGGGGGTCCGGGGCGCGGCGCCGGGGGGCGGCGTACGAGGGGTGCCGGGCGGGTGGCGGAGAGGCCGCGGCCCACGGGAGGACCGTGGCGCCGTGCGGGGACGGGTCGCGGCCCACGGAGCGTCGCGGTGCGGTCGTCGTACCGCGACGGCTCACGGGGCAGGGATCACGGAGCACGAGGCGCGTGCACGCTCACGGCTCACGGCTCACGGCTCACGGCTCACGGCTCACAAGGCACGCGCACGCTCACGGTGCACGGGGCACGCGCACGGCTCACGGGGAGTCGTCGTGCGTCGCGTACCGCGAGGTGCCGCGGCGTACGGCGGGCCGGGGACCGGAAGGGGCGGGCCGCCGGGGAGGCCGGAGCCGTCAGCCGAGGACGGCGAGGGCGTCGATCTCGATCAGGAGGCCCGCGGGCAGTCCGACGTAGACGGTGGTGCGGGCGGCGGGCGGCTGGGTGAGGGCCTGCTCCTCGAAGTAGGCGTTGTAGATCTCGTTCATCTCGGCGAAGTGGCCGACGTCGGTGAGGTAGACGCGGATCATCATCACGTCGTCCCAGCCGGCGCCGCCCTCCTCCAGGATCGCCTTGACGTTGGCCAGGGTCTGGAGGGTCTGCTCGCGCAGGCCGGGGCCGGCCGGGGTGGGGGCCTTGCCCTCCTCGTGCGGCAGGAAGCCGACCTGGCCGGCGACCTGGAGGATGTCGCCCTTGCGGACGCCGTGGGAGAACTTCGCCGGCGGGACGGTGTGGGTGGCGGGGGTCAGGGCGGTCTTGTCGCTCATGCGGGGTCCTTGTCGGAAGGGTGCGTGGGGGTCCTGCCGGAGTACTCGCCGCTGATCGCGTCG
This genomic window contains:
- a CDS encoding RidA family protein yields the protein MSDKTALTPATHTVPPAKFSHGVRKGDILQVAGQVGFLPHEEGKAPTPAGPGLREQTLQTLANVKAILEEGGAGWDDVMMIRVYLTDVGHFAEMNEIYNAYFEEQALTQPPAARTTVYVGLPAGLLIEIDALAVLG
- a CDS encoding gluconate:H+ symporter, whose protein sequence is MPHPTLPLAAAPDAPAHTGGLLLLIDGTAGLLTVAAIGIALLLFLIMKVRLQPFVALLAVSIAVGLLAGLSVTELFGTVQRSDAVSTIESGMGGILGHVAIIIGLGTMLGAILEVSGGAEVLASRLLGLFGEERAPLAMGLTGLIFGIPVFFDVGIFVLAPLVYAAAKRSGKSVLLYCLPLLAGLSMTHAFLPPHPGPVAAAGLLRVDLGWVILMGVVCGVPAVLAAWAFSAWVGRRIFVAVPQDMVEAAEEARRAVVEEQRRAGVAPRETPVPLGTVLGIIGTPLLLILAATFSSIALEPSTLRSVVEFFGNPFVALTLALFLASYLLGIRRGWSRKSLETVATSSLKPVGNILLVVGAGGVFGAVLKASGVAQALSDTFNDVGLPVIVLSYLISVVLRVAQGSATVAIVTTAGIVAPLLAGGDHSQAFVALVIMAISAGSIFASHVNDGGFWMVAKYFGISERDTLKTWTVLESVLSLGGFLVAALLSLFV